One Streptococcus sp. zg-86 DNA window includes the following coding sequences:
- a CDS encoding FAD:protein FMN transferase, whose protein sequence is MQASSRQLRLMGTVIDIKIWHQEAEPILDQVEELLYLYKDRFSANDLTSELMEVNYNAGIQAVPVASDLFELIALGKFHSCASNSRLNITIGPLVQTWRIGFSDARVPSQAEIDKKLALINPQDIELDEETQSIYLRKEGMAIDLGALAKGYIADRIVEHLHRVGVSKGLINLGGNVLTFGQASHNPDGQWHIGIQHPNLPRGNNIAIVKIEDGSVVTSGIYERTFTYEGKTYHHIFDSQTGYPVTSDVASLTIVSKQSVDGEIWTTRLFGRPIQEIYQTVQDQEGIEAIILTTDNEMLVTDGLRNALVK, encoded by the coding sequence ATGCAAGCGAGTAGTCGACAACTTCGTCTCATGGGAACAGTCATTGATATTAAAATTTGGCACCAAGAGGCGGAGCCAATTTTAGATCAAGTAGAGGAGCTCTTATATCTGTATAAGGATCGCTTTTCGGCCAACGATTTAACATCTGAACTCATGGAAGTGAATTATAATGCAGGGATTCAAGCAGTCCCTGTTGCGTCTGATTTATTTGAATTGATTGCACTTGGAAAGTTCCATAGTTGCGCTTCCAATAGCCGTTTAAATATCACAATTGGTCCTCTCGTACAAACTTGGCGGATTGGCTTTTCAGATGCGCGTGTCCCTAGCCAAGCAGAGATTGATAAAAAATTAGCCTTAATCAATCCGCAAGACATTGAACTAGATGAGGAAACGCAATCTATCTATTTACGAAAAGAAGGAATGGCCATTGACCTAGGTGCCCTTGCAAAAGGCTACATTGCGGATCGGATTGTCGAACACCTACACCGTGTTGGCGTATCAAAAGGTCTTATCAATCTGGGGGGCAATGTCCTGACATTTGGCCAGGCTAGCCACAATCCAGATGGCCAGTGGCATATTGGTATTCAACATCCAAACCTTCCAAGAGGAAATAATATTGCTATTGTAAAAATTGAAGACGGCTCTGTTGTCACCTCAGGTATCTACGAACGGACCTTTACCTATGAAGGAAAAACCTACCACCATATCTTTGATAGTCAGACAGGCTATCCCGTCACAAGTGATGTCGCAAGTCTGACCATCGTTTCCAAACAATCAGTTGACGGAGAAATCTGGACCACCCGTTTATTTGGACGACCTATTCAAGAAATCTACCAAACAGTTCAAGACCAAGAAGGGATTGAAGCGATTATTCTGACAACTGACAATGAAATGCTGGTGACAGATGGTCTGAGAAATGCTTTGGTAAAATAA
- a CDS encoding DHH family phosphoesterase, with product MLEMILEKIREYQTIVIHRHMRPDPDALGSQVGLQRLLQKNFPEKTIKVTGYTEPNLAWLAEMETVADEEYQGALVIVTDTANQARIDDKRYNQGDFLIKIDHHPNDEVYGDLSWVNTSASSCSEMIAQFAFDMGLEIDADIAYLLYAGIVGDTGRFLYPATSAKTFDIVAKLRQYEFDFAGLSRQMESVDYSVAKLIGYVYDHLEIDENGAARVLLSQTLLKEFGIGDADTAFIVGVPGRINTVKSWGVFVEQPDGSYRVRLRSKFLPINEIAKRHHGGGHPLASGANSYSIEENEEIYQELKQVAADASE from the coding sequence ATGCTAGAAATGATATTAGAAAAAATAAGAGAGTACCAAACCATTGTCATTCATCGTCATATGCGGCCGGATCCAGATGCCCTAGGGAGTCAAGTCGGATTACAGCGCTTATTGCAGAAGAATTTTCCAGAAAAAACGATTAAGGTGACCGGCTATACAGAGCCAAATCTTGCTTGGTTGGCGGAAATGGAAACAGTAGCGGATGAGGAATACCAAGGAGCCTTGGTTATTGTGACGGACACAGCCAATCAAGCTCGTATTGATGACAAACGCTATAATCAGGGCGATTTTCTCATCAAGATTGACCATCATCCAAACGATGAAGTCTACGGAGATCTTTCATGGGTCAATACCAGCGCTAGCTCTTGTAGCGAAATGATTGCGCAGTTTGCCTTTGATATGGGGCTGGAAATAGATGCGGACATTGCCTACCTACTCTATGCAGGTATTGTGGGGGATACAGGGCGCTTTTTGTATCCAGCAACTTCGGCAAAAACATTTGACATTGTGGCAAAACTTCGTCAGTATGAGTTTGATTTTGCAGGTCTTTCGCGGCAAATGGAGTCAGTTGATTATAGTGTTGCTAAGTTAATTGGCTATGTCTATGATCATTTGGAAATTGATGAAAATGGAGCAGCACGTGTGCTTCTCAGCCAAACCTTGCTCAAGGAATTTGGCATTGGAGATGCAGATACCGCTTTTATCGTAGGAGTACCAGGTCGTATCAATACAGTCAAAAGCTGGGGTGTTTTTGTGGAGCAACCTGACGGTTCTTATCGGGTGCGGTTGCGCAGTAAGTTTCTTCCTATCAATGAAATTGCCAAGCGCCATCATGGAGGAGGTCATCCTTTAGCCAGCGGTGCCAACTCATATTCGATTGAAGAAAATGAGGAAATTTACCAAGAATTAAAACAGGTGGCGGCAGATGCAAGCGAGTAG
- a CDS encoding flavodoxin, whose product MALAKIVYASMTGNTEEIADIVATKLEELGLEVHNDECTTVETEEILDADIIIVATYTYSYGGDGELPDEIVDFYTDLADYDLTGKIYGVCGSGDTFYEDFCKSVDDFDLMLASRGATKGAENVKVDLAAEEDDIVNLEKFATDLVAALEP is encoded by the coding sequence ATGGCACTAGCAAAAATTGTCTACGCTAGTATGACAGGCAATACAGAAGAAATTGCAGATATTGTCGCAACAAAACTCGAAGAGCTTGGTCTTGAAGTGCACAATGACGAGTGTACTACTGTCGAAACAGAAGAAATCTTAGACGCAGATATTATCATCGTAGCAACCTATACCTATTCTTATGGGGGCGACGGGGAATTGCCAGACGAAATTGTAGATTTCTATACAGACCTAGCTGATTATGACTTGACAGGAAAAATCTACGGCGTCTGCGGATCTGGCGACACCTTCTATGAAGATTTTTGTAAGTCAGTAGACGATTTTGACCTCATGCTCGCTTCACGTGGCGCAACCAAAGGAGCAGAAAATGTCAAGGTCGACTTAGCAGCTGAAGAAGACGATATTGTCAATCTCGAAAAATTCGCAACAGATCTTGTTGCAGCTTTAGAGCCCTAA
- a CDS encoding chloride channel protein, with protein sequence MIPIKESYQHPYSVTIRLAVFGLIVGLMTGGLTTLFGRVLLWIGEWRTSHLSALLPFLGLAGLVIVFLYQHFSKEAQKGMALVFEVAHGEDRKIPSSLIPLVILSTWLTHLFGGSAGREGVAVQLGAAISHQFDRFFTFPKHEQVILVTGMAAGFAGLFQTPLAALFFALEVLAIGQLQLYALLPALVTVYTASSFSHLLGLEKFTHVIVTTPELTVSVFVKYILLGLFFGLTGNAFISLQQYLKKQALHYLPNPYWRITIIGLMLSLAISLAHFGRYAGLGTNLIEQSFSNQQIYSYDFLLKLLFTTITLAAGFQGGEVTPLFAIGASLGVILAPFFGLPVELVAAAGYISVFASATNTLLAPILIGGEVFGFHHLPFFTITVIISYQFNRKQSIYGLQQALVIDVE encoded by the coding sequence ATGATTCCCATAAAAGAAAGTTATCAACATCCCTATAGTGTGACGATTCGTTTAGCTGTGTTTGGTCTAATCGTGGGTCTGATGACAGGTGGCTTAACAACCCTTTTTGGTCGTGTTTTGCTCTGGATTGGAGAATGGCGGACGAGCCACCTTAGTGCTCTCTTGCCTTTTCTGGGACTAGCTGGACTTGTGATTGTTTTTCTTTACCAGCATTTTAGCAAGGAAGCACAAAAAGGAATGGCGCTTGTTTTTGAAGTGGCTCATGGTGAAGATAGAAAGATTCCATCTTCGCTCATTCCACTTGTCATCTTGTCCACTTGGTTAACCCATTTATTTGGTGGGAGTGCTGGTAGAGAAGGAGTTGCAGTCCAACTTGGTGCAGCTATTTCTCATCAATTTGACCGCTTTTTTACCTTTCCTAAGCACGAACAAGTGATTCTAGTGACAGGTATGGCAGCAGGTTTTGCAGGCTTATTTCAAACCCCGCTTGCAGCCCTCTTTTTTGCCTTAGAGGTGCTTGCGATTGGCCAGCTTCAATTGTATGCCTTACTGCCAGCTCTTGTTACGGTCTATACTGCTAGTAGCTTTTCTCATCTCTTAGGCTTGGAAAAATTTACCCATGTGATTGTAACCACTCCAGAGCTAACCGTTTCCGTGTTTGTCAAATATATTCTCTTGGGTCTTTTCTTTGGTCTGACTGGAAATGCTTTTATCTCTCTTCAGCAGTATCTAAAAAAACAGGCTCTTCACTATTTGCCCAATCCCTATTGGAGAATTACCATCATTGGTCTAATGCTTAGTCTAGCCATTAGTTTAGCTCACTTTGGGCGCTATGCAGGTCTGGGAACAAATTTGATTGAACAGAGCTTTTCAAACCAGCAAATCTATTCCTATGATTTTCTACTGAAATTGCTCTTTACCACTATAACCCTAGCGGCTGGATTTCAAGGGGGAGAGGTGACACCCTTGTTTGCTATCGGTGCGTCTCTTGGTGTTATCTTGGCTCCATTTTTTGGACTTCCGGTAGAACTGGTTGCAGCAGCAGGGTATATCAGTGTCTTTGCCAGCGCGACCAATACCCTACTTGCTCCTATACTGATTGGCGGAGAGGTCTTTGGCTTTCATCATCTCCCATTTTTTACGATTACCGTTATCATTAGCTACCAGTTCAATCGCAAGCAATCTATTTATGGTTTGCAACAGGCTTTAGTTATCGATGTAGAATAA
- a CDS encoding ClC family H(+)/Cl(-) exchange transporter — MENHHREFRFSAGSIMSFVWRGIVVGIVSGVVVSLFRLAIELLFEIVLSQYHAAQANPLRLVPITLVSLLVVWLISLLVKSDPDIKGSGIPHIEGELKGLLRTDWWSVLWKKFVAGVCAISMGFMLGREGPSIQLGAMSAKGVAKFLKASPLETRAFIASGAAAGLSAAFNAPIAGLLFVVEEIYHHFSRMVWVTALVASLVANFISLNIFGLTPVLSMNQELPFLSLKQYWIFVLLGIFLGLMGFGYEKVILNFHRFYDFFGEKCRVPSHAYGVIGILLIIPIGYFYPQLLGGGHRLIISLAQEHQILATICLYFFIRFVWSMISYSSGLPGGIFLPMLTLGSLLGMTFGLTFEQLHLISETALPLFIVLGMAGYFGAISKAPLTAMILVTEMVGDLKQLMAIGVVTLVSYIVMDLLKGEPIYEAMLAKMSVTAPSNIIEPTLIELIVSDKLAGKRVRDLALPKNILLTTQIYHQKSEVVSGTTVLHAGATIFLVVNESEISKVKQLLL, encoded by the coding sequence ATGGAAAATCATCATAGGGAGTTCCGGTTTTCAGCAGGCTCGATTATGAGTTTTGTCTGGCGTGGTATAGTGGTTGGGATTGTCTCAGGTGTCGTGGTTAGTTTGTTCCGCTTAGCGATTGAGCTGCTGTTTGAGATAGTTCTGTCGCAGTATCATGCTGCTCAAGCCAATCCGCTCCGCCTAGTACCGATTACCCTAGTCAGTCTACTGGTAGTTTGGCTGATTAGCCTACTAGTCAAGTCTGATCCAGATATTAAGGGCTCTGGGATTCCCCATATTGAGGGAGAATTGAAGGGGCTATTGCGTACGGACTGGTGGAGTGTACTTTGGAAAAAATTTGTGGCAGGCGTATGTGCTATTTCAATGGGATTTATGCTAGGGCGTGAGGGACCGAGTATTCAGTTAGGAGCAATGTCTGCGAAAGGTGTAGCGAAATTCCTAAAAGCCAGTCCATTAGAAACGAGAGCCTTTATTGCTAGTGGTGCAGCCGCAGGTCTTTCAGCAGCCTTTAATGCACCGATTGCCGGTCTTCTTTTTGTAGTAGAAGAAATTTATCACCATTTTTCACGTATGGTGTGGGTAACAGCCTTAGTGGCAAGCCTTGTTGCCAATTTTATTTCCTTGAATATTTTTGGCTTGACCCCCGTCCTATCGATGAATCAAGAATTACCTTTTCTCTCTTTAAAGCAGTATTGGATTTTCGTTCTGTTGGGAATCTTTTTAGGGCTAATGGGCTTTGGATATGAAAAAGTTATTTTAAACTTTCACCGTTTCTATGATTTCTTTGGAGAAAAATGTCGAGTACCGTCTCATGCTTATGGGGTTATTGGCATTTTGCTGATTATTCCGATTGGTTATTTCTATCCACAGCTACTAGGTGGTGGGCATCGTTTGATTATTTCACTTGCTCAGGAACATCAAATCTTAGCGACAATCTGTCTTTATTTTTTCATTCGGTTCGTTTGGAGCATGATTTCGTATAGTAGTGGTTTACCAGGCGGTATCTTTTTGCCCATGTTAACCTTGGGTTCTCTATTGGGCATGACTTTTGGTCTAACTTTTGAGCAACTTCATCTTATTTCGGAGACGGCTCTTCCTTTATTTATCGTATTAGGCATGGCAGGGTATTTTGGTGCCATTTCCAAAGCGCCCCTGACTGCGATGATTTTAGTGACCGAGATGGTAGGGGATTTGAAACAACTGATGGCTATTGGTGTGGTTACTCTCGTCTCTTATATTGTGATGGATTTGCTAAAAGGGGAGCCGATTTACGAAGCCATGCTAGCCAAAATGTCTGTCACAGCACCTTCAAATATTATAGAGCCAACGCTGATTGAGCTGATTGTATCGGACAAGCTAGCTGGGAAACGAGTGCGGGATTTAGCATTACCGAAAAATATTTTACTGACAACTCAGATTTATCATCAGAAATCAGAAGTGGTATCTGGTACTACAGTTCTCCATGCAGGTGCGACCATTTTCTTAGTAGTGAATGAATCAGAAATCAGTAAGGTCAAACAGTTATTGCTATAG
- the rplS gene encoding 50S ribosomal protein L19: protein MNPLIQSLTEGQLRTDIPAFRPGDTVRVHAKVVEGSRERIQIFEGVVISRKGQGISEMYTVRKISSGIGVERTFPIHTPRVDKIEVVRYGKVRRAKLYYLRALQGKAARIKEIRR, encoded by the coding sequence ATGAATCCATTAATTCAAAGTTTGACAGAAGGTCAACTTCGTACTGATATCCCTGCATTCCGTCCTGGTGACACTGTGCGTGTTCACGCAAAAGTTGTTGAGGGAAGCCGCGAGCGTATCCAGATCTTTGAGGGTGTTGTTATCTCTCGTAAAGGTCAAGGAATCTCAGAAATGTATACTGTCCGCAAGATTTCAAGCGGTATCGGTGTAGAACGTACATTCCCAATCCACACTCCACGTGTTGATAAAATTGAAGTAGTACGTTACGGTAAAGTACGTCGTGCGAAATTGTACTACCTACGTGCATTGCAAGGTAAAGCTGCGCGTATCAAAGAAATCCGTCGTTAA
- the whiA gene encoding DNA-binding protein WhiA: MSFSVQVKEEIISHGQVEKSELAAMIKLSGSLGLASTGLTLSISSENAKIARHLYEMLYHFYEVKAEIRHHQKTNLRKNRVYTVFLEEEVNAILDDLYLADSFFGLETGIAPAILENDSWSQSYLRGAFLASGSVKDPETGKYQLEIASIYEDHAHDLANLLQKFLLDGKVIERSKGSITYLQRAEDIMDFLLIVGAEEAKTEFENVKLLRETRNDLNRAINAEAANIARTVTASMKTINNISKIIESIGLDQLPSDLQEVAQLRIQHPDYSIQQLADSLSKPITKSGLNHRLRKINKIADEL; encoded by the coding sequence ATGAGTTTTAGTGTGCAGGTAAAAGAAGAAATTATCAGTCATGGTCAGGTCGAAAAGAGTGAATTAGCAGCTATGATTAAACTATCTGGCAGTCTCGGTTTGGCTTCAACTGGTTTAACCTTGTCGATTAGCAGCGAAAACGCCAAGATTGCCCGCCACCTCTATGAGATGCTCTATCATTTTTATGAGGTCAAGGCTGAAATTCGTCATCATCAAAAGACAAATCTTCGAAAGAACCGTGTTTATACGGTATTTTTAGAGGAGGAGGTCAATGCGATTTTAGATGATCTCTACCTAGCAGACAGTTTCTTTGGTTTGGAAACGGGGATTGCACCTGCTATTTTGGAAAATGATAGCTGGAGCCAGTCCTATCTACGAGGCGCCTTTTTAGCGAGTGGTTCTGTGAAAGATCCAGAAACGGGGAAATATCAGCTGGAAATTGCTTCAATCTATGAAGATCATGCTCATGACTTGGCTAATTTGTTGCAAAAATTTCTTTTGGATGGTAAAGTCATTGAGCGCTCGAAAGGAAGTATTACCTATTTGCAGCGAGCAGAAGACATTATGGACTTTCTTTTAATTGTTGGGGCAGAAGAAGCAAAGACAGAATTTGAAAATGTTAAATTGCTTCGGGAAACGCGTAATGATCTCAACCGAGCTATTAATGCAGAGGCTGCTAACATTGCTCGAACCGTTACGGCCAGTATGAAAACAATCAACAATATTTCTAAGATTATAGAAAGCATTGGTTTAGATCAGTTACCGTCTGATTTGCAAGAAGTCGCTCAATTGCGGATTCAACATCCAGACTATTCGATTCAGCAGTTGGCAGATAGTCTTTCAAAACCAATCACAAAGAGCGGCCTCAATCATCGATTGCGTAAAATCAATAAAATTGCGGATGAATTATGA
- a CDS encoding YvcK family protein, protein MRKPRITVIGGGTGIPVILKSLRDKDVDITAIVTVADDGGSSGEIRHALQMTPPGDLRNVLLAMSDMPKLYERIFQYRFAETDGALAGHPLGNLIIAGISEMQGSTYHAMQLLSKFFHTTGKIYPSSENALTLHAVFTDGHEVVGESKIAGYKGMIDRVFVTNSYNQDEPTASRKVVESILESDMIVLGPGSLFTSILPNLMISEIGQALKETKADVTYVCNIMTQRGETEFFSDADHVRVLNKHLGDNVIDTVLVNIEPVPKEYMNTYQFDEYLVQVKHDFTGLQAQAQRVISSDFLRLENGGAFHDGDLVVEELLKILQVKS, encoded by the coding sequence ATGAGAAAGCCTAGAATTACAGTCATTGGAGGCGGGACAGGCATTCCAGTGATTCTCAAAAGCCTGCGGGATAAGGATGTGGACATTACTGCCATTGTAACCGTAGCAGATGATGGTGGATCTTCTGGTGAAATCCGTCATGCCTTACAGATGACGCCACCCGGTGATTTAAGAAATGTCTTGCTGGCCATGTCTGATATGCCAAAGCTTTATGAGCGTATTTTCCAATATCGGTTTGCGGAAACAGATGGAGCTCTAGCAGGGCACCCGTTAGGAAATCTAATCATCGCTGGTATCTCTGAAATGCAGGGATCGACCTATCATGCGATGCAGTTGCTATCAAAATTTTTCCACACGACTGGTAAAATTTATCCTTCCAGTGAGAATGCCTTAACACTTCATGCAGTTTTTACAGATGGTCACGAGGTAGTAGGAGAAAGTAAGATTGCTGGGTATAAGGGGATGATTGATCGTGTTTTTGTGACCAACTCATACAACCAAGATGAACCAACCGCTAGTCGGAAGGTGGTTGAGAGTATTTTAGAAAGCGATATGATTGTCTTGGGGCCAGGATCCTTATTCACTTCCATTTTGCCTAATTTAATGATTTCAGAGATTGGGCAGGCCTTAAAAGAAACCAAGGCAGATGTGACCTATGTTTGTAACATTATGACCCAGAGAGGGGAAACGGAATTTTTTAGTGATGCAGATCATGTGCGCGTGTTGAACAAGCATTTAGGGGACAATGTGATTGATACGGTTCTTGTCAATATAGAGCCGGTTCCAAAAGAATACATGAATACCTACCAATTTGATGAATACTTGGTGCAGGTAAAACATGATTTTACAGGTCTGCAAGCACAAGCCCAGCGTGTCATTTCTTCAGATTTCTTGCGCTTGGAAAATGGCGGAGCCTTTCATGACGGGGACTTAGTGGTCGAAGAACTCTTGAAAATTTTACAGGTGAAATCATGA
- the rapZ gene encoding RNase adapter RapZ codes for MSEKFHLVIVTGMSGAGKTVAIQSFEDLGYFTVDNMPPALLPKFLELMRHSQDNDKVAVVVDMRSRSFFAEIRQVLDEIESADDVDFKILFLDATDSELVARYKETRRSHPLAADGRVLDGIQLERELLAPLKNMSQNVIDTTELTPRNLRKEISDQFASLTNQPSFRVEVISFGFKYGLPLDADLVFDVRFLPNPYYQVELRNLTGLDEPVFNYVMEHEESESFYKHLLGLIEPILPGYQKEGKSVLTIAVGCTGGQHRSVAFAKRLADDLETGWTVNLSHRDKDRRKETVNRS; via the coding sequence ATGTCAGAAAAATTTCATCTGGTGATTGTCACAGGAATGTCAGGTGCTGGAAAGACTGTTGCTATCCAATCGTTTGAGGATTTGGGCTATTTTACAGTTGATAATATGCCTCCTGCCCTCTTACCAAAATTTTTAGAGTTAATGCGCCATAGTCAAGACAATGACAAGGTAGCGGTTGTGGTTGATATGCGTAGCCGTTCCTTTTTTGCGGAGATTCGTCAAGTTCTTGACGAGATTGAATCGGCTGATGATGTGGACTTTAAAATTCTCTTTTTAGATGCTACAGACAGTGAATTGGTTGCCCGTTATAAGGAAACTCGTCGTTCTCATCCACTTGCGGCAGACGGCCGTGTTCTTGATGGCATTCAATTGGAGCGTGAATTACTAGCTCCCCTCAAAAATATGAGTCAGAATGTGATTGATACGACAGAATTGACACCACGCAATTTACGAAAAGAAATTTCAGATCAATTTGCTAGTCTGACCAATCAACCTTCTTTTCGTGTAGAAGTAATCTCATTTGGTTTTAAATATGGTTTGCCACTTGATGCAGATTTGGTTTTTGATGTCCGTTTCTTACCAAATCCCTATTATCAGGTAGAATTACGGAATTTGACAGGACTGGATGAGCCGGTATTTAACTATGTCATGGAGCATGAAGAGTCGGAGTCTTTCTACAAGCATTTGCTTGGTCTAATTGAACCAATTTTGCCTGGTTATCAAAAGGAAGGCAAGTCTGTTTTGACCATTGCAGTTGGCTGTACTGGTGGACAGCACCGTAGTGTGGCTTTTGCGAAACGCCTTGCGGACGATTTAGAAACAGGCTGGACGGTCAACCTCAGTCATCGTGATAAAGACAGACGAAAGGAAACGGTCAATCGTTCATGA
- a CDS encoding RidA family protein → MKTIHTDKAPAAIGPYVQGKVVGNLLFASGQVPLSPETGEIVGTTIEEQTQQVLKNIEAILTEAGTDFDHVVKTTCFLSDMNDFAAFNAVYQTAFSSAFPARSAVEVARLPRDVKVEIEVIALVED, encoded by the coding sequence ATGAAAACAATTCACACAGATAAAGCTCCAGCAGCAATTGGACCGTATGTGCAAGGAAAGGTTGTTGGAAATCTTTTATTTGCTTCTGGCCAAGTACCCTTATCTCCAGAAACGGGAGAGATTGTCGGCACAACGATTGAGGAACAAACACAGCAAGTCTTAAAAAATATTGAGGCTATTTTAACAGAAGCAGGAACAGATTTTGACCATGTGGTAAAAACGACCTGTTTCTTGAGTGATATGAATGATTTTGCAGCCTTTAATGCTGTTTACCAAACTGCCTTTTCATCTGCATTTCCAGCTCGTTCAGCAGTTGAAGTTGCTCGCTTACCACGTGATGTTAAAGTGGAAATTGAAGTGATTGCGCTCGTCGAAGACTAG
- a CDS encoding OsmC family protein: MLYSVTATNHEGIHGSVSLSSEKSVPTAHPLTKEEGFNPEELMATAWATCLNATIQALLESQKQERQSRVEVTCELHREARIGTGYFFQVNAKASIEGLTTDQSETIVQQAHQRCPISKLISQSQTISLQTVEWDT, encoded by the coding sequence ATGCTTTATTCTGTTACGGCGACCAATCACGAGGGTATTCATGGCTCTGTGTCGTTATCTAGCGAAAAATCAGTCCCGACTGCTCATCCCCTCACTAAAGAAGAAGGATTTAATCCAGAAGAGCTCATGGCAACAGCTTGGGCAACCTGCCTAAATGCGACCATTCAAGCCCTCTTGGAAAGTCAAAAGCAAGAGCGCCAATCACGCGTTGAGGTGACTTGTGAACTCCACCGAGAAGCAAGGATTGGCACAGGGTATTTCTTCCAGGTCAATGCTAAGGCTAGCATCGAAGGGCTAACAACAGATCAATCGGAAACCATCGTCCAACAAGCCCACCAGCGTTGCCCCATTTCCAAACTGATTTCTCAGAGCCAAACTATTTCACTCCAAACGGTTGAATGGGACACATAA
- a CDS encoding TlpA family protein disulfide reductase, with product MVGKEAPAFTIKDRDGNDVSLADFKGKKVYLNLWASWCGPCKQEIPELEEVYQGLEEKDDLVFLSVVSSAEKEFENARPAEQSKEQIMEVADDLGITYPVLFDTKDQVFKSYQVRAFPTHIFINHDGTIAQKFEGAMTKKELESRLNSLK from the coding sequence GAGATGGCAATGATGTGTCCTTAGCGGATTTTAAAGGGAAAAAAGTTTATCTCAATCTTTGGGCTAGCTGGTGTGGGCCTTGTAAGCAGGAGATTCCAGAGCTAGAAGAAGTCTATCAAGGGCTGGAGGAGAAGGACGATCTTGTGTTCTTATCTGTTGTGTCCTCAGCTGAAAAAGAGTTTGAAAATGCACGACCAGCGGAGCAGTCTAAGGAACAGATTATGGAAGTGGCAGATGATTTAGGTATTACTTATCCAGTCTTGTTTGATACCAAGGATCAAGTTTTTAAATCCTATCAAGTCAGAGCTTTCCCGACTCATATTTTTATCAATCATGACGGAACCATTGCACAAAAATTTGAAGGAGCTATGACGAAAAAGGAATTAGAGAGTCGCTTAAATAGTCTGAAGTAA